CCCCTTAACGACATTGTCGTGTGAATTAAAGGCCAAACCGCCAACCAATTTAATGGTTCCTGCAAGAACAGTTGCTGTGTAAACGGCAGGAAACTGAGGAGTCTCCAaatgatgatttgaatctccaaCTGCCAAACAGCAGCCCTGTACCAGCCCCACGCGCTGAGAGCTTAAGTCTTGGCAAGAAAACACAAGAGTTTAtctcctaaaatgtcaaactgtttctttaatttggtgcttttgtgtgtgtgtgtgtgtgtgtgtgtgtgtgtgcgtgcgctcCCACCTGGTCGCTGAGTGTGCATTGCTCGGTGCAGATGTCAGTGATCAGGTTTCTGGCCTGTTTGGCCATCTCATCCAGAAACATGTTACACAGCGACAGGCTTCGATCTCCTATGTGGTGACGCTGTGAacggaggaaaaagaaaaacacacacaacggAGAATCGCTAGTGTTATCAACATAATGTAACAGCGATTACCGAGCGGCAACTGTTCCTGTGAATGTTTCACACGTGTCTCGTctgagtgaatgtgtgtttacCTCCTCGGGACAGAGCTCGTGTGTGCAGGACATGAAGTGTGTGCAGAGCAGAGGGAAGCAGATGGAGTGTCGGCTCTGGGAGGGAAGCTCCAAGCACTGCTGGAACATCTTTTCAAACGCACGGCTGTAGAAGCtgcgcacacatacacgcacacgcacgcacgcacacacacacacacacaggcgagAAAAATACAGAAGGAGATAGATGAAATGAGggacatacacacacttcagtATTTcgtttttaaaactgttttttgttta
This genomic interval from Plectropomus leopardus isolate mb unplaced genomic scaffold, YSFRI_Pleo_2.0 unplaced_scaffold62456, whole genome shotgun sequence contains the following:
- the LOC121939830 gene encoding nck-associated protein 1-like, producing the protein MFQQCLELPSQSRHSICFPLLCTHFMSCTHELCPEERHHIGDRSLSLCNMFLDEMAKQARNLITDICTEQCTLSDQ